One Podospora pseudopauciseta strain CBS 411.78 chromosome 5 map unlocalized CBS411.78m_5, whole genome shotgun sequence DNA window includes the following coding sequences:
- a CDS encoding uncharacterized protein (COG:S; EggNog:ENOG503NXTV) produces the protein MAGFASQADEGYSEDPLTAISASASFSHKTRDDSVSALSSSQAASDFPAWMLQHISNLSISRKTELAMALLNDLPTSVISEIVEHLNPRLNIDFIRYLPPEVCLKILSFLDPVSLISVARACRTWYGLALDRKLWEQLYYMEGWSAKPKEIAAWEKSINGVRQGVSRRVDSETEGHAHKKRAITVSSNFDADMDSVMLDAGAIKQEPAEIDASESSLFGGPTGSADGGSISRRLDDLEAKSVGSGSGSAHKSASLDKGKGRARSPESSSSTRSKSNFLDTVLATPLSRLPRSTLWVLDDHDRRYKLNWKHVYTMRRRLESNWDLGKYTNFQLPHPNYPEEGHGECIYSLQFNPQYLVSGSRDRTIKVWDLETRRCLRTLSQHRGSVLCLQFDSDPEEDIIVSGSSDSDVIIWKFSTGKVIQTLKTAHRESVLNVKFDKRILVTCSKDKLIKVFNRRPLRAGDLGYREVSPVPTIINYGYNIAMAPEDLPQTPAWTLIGVLEGHSAAVNAVQIHDREIVSASGDRHIKVWDWPTQTCSRTIVGHTKGIACVQYDGRRIVSGSSDHEVKVFDRATGLEVASLRAHSALVRTVQAGFGDLPFQAEDDAEAAKKVDEAYFKALEAGLLDGTNRPKAGRRQGNAGSRRPEDICAYGAKLPPGGGGGKYGRIVSGSYDTSIIIWRRDKEGIWKDQQHLKQEEAAAVAVKLGRTTLPPVSNFLDAAAAAIPLHPSVRPGPSQQPGGSSSTLTANNSLPTQTASAPPSTSAGPSVPPPRPDSEQIRALIDEAFQAGAQALTRAIGNHPIILTQRQYIEGKIDRLQNALQYDARRIICCSQTSVIVGWDFCNGDKELEQAAQFFGPVE, from the exons ATGGCTGGTTTCGCTTCCCAGGCCGACGAAGGTTACTCAGAAGACCCCCTGACCGCGATTTCCGCTTCTGCATCCTTCTCCCACAAGACGCGCGACGATTCGGTCTCGGCCCTGAGTTCCTCTCAAGCTGCATCGGATTTCCCGGCATGGATGCTTCAACATATATCtaacctctccatctctcGCAAGACCG AACTTGCGATGGCGCTCTTAAATGACCTTCCTACCTCTGTAATCTCGGAAATAGTAGAACACCTCAACCCCAGACTCAACATCGACTTCATCCGCTACCTGCCCCCCGAGGTGTGCCTCAAAATTCTCAGCTTCCTCGACCCTGTCTCGCTCATCAGCGTTGCGCGCGCATGTAGAACATGGTACGGCCTCGCTTTGGATCGCAAGCTGTGGGAACAGCTGTATTATATGGAGGGCTGGTCTGCAAAACCGAAAGAGATCGCCGCCTGGGAGAAGAGCATCAATGGAGTTCGTCAGGGAGTGTCACGGCGAGTTGACTCGGAAACTGAGGGTCATGCGCATAAGAAGCGCGCCATTACCGTCTCTTCAAACTTCGATGCCGACATGGATAGTGTCATGCTGGACGCGGGAGCAATAAAGCAGGAGCCCGCCGAGATAGACGCGTCAGAAAGCAGTCTGTTTGGCGGACCGACAGGAAGTGCTGACGGTGGTAGCATCTCACGAAGACTGGATGATCTGGAAGCAAAGAGTGTTGGTTCAGGTTCGGGGTCGGCACACAAGAGCGCCTCGCTGGATAAGGGCAAAGGAAGGGCACGCTCACCAGAATCCAGTTCTTCAACGCGATCCAAAAGCAACTTCTTGGACACAGTACTAGCCACGCCCCTATCAAGATTACCGAGATCCACGCTATGGGTTCTGGATGACCACGACCGCAGATATAAGCTTAATTGGAAGCACGTATACACAATGCGCCGACGCCTCGAGTCCAACTGGGACCTAGGAAAATACACAAACTTCCAGCTACCCCATCCTAATTATCCAGAAGAAGGGCATGGGGAATGTATTTACAGTCTGCAGTTTAACCCACAGTATTTAGTCAGCGGCAGTCGAGACCGGACGATCAAGGTGTGGGATTTGGAGACACGGCGCTGCCTCCGCACCTTGTCGCAACATCGCGGGTCGGTTCTCTGCCTGCAGTTTGACTCTGACCCCGAGGAGGACATCATCGTGTCAGGCAGTTCGGACTCGGACGTGATCATTTGGAAGTTCTCGACCGGAAAGGTGATCCAGACACTCAAAACTGCCCACCGGGAATCTGTACTCAACGTCAAGTTTGACAAACGGATCCTGGTCACTTGCTCCAAGGATAAACTGATCAAGGTCTTCAACCGCCGACCTCTGCGCGCTGGCGACCTTGGATACCGAGAGGTGAGCCCCGtgcccaccatcatcaactacGGTTACAACATCGCTATGGCTCCCGAGGACCTCCCACAAACTCCGGCTTGGACTTTGATCGGCGTATTGGAAGGCCATAGTGCGGCCGTCAATGCTGTTCAGATCCACGACCGGGAAATTGTGTCTGCAAGCGGTGACCGCCATATCAAGGTTTGGGATTGGCCGACTCAGACATGCAGCCGCACAATTGTTGGCCATACCAAAGGAATCGCATGCGTTCAGTACGATGGCCGGCGAATTGTCAGCGGTAGCAGTGACCATGAAGTAAAGGTGTTTGACAGGGCGACAGGTCTGGAGGTAGCGAGCCTTCGTGCTCACTCTGCTTTGGTACGGACGGTTCAAGCTGGATTTGGAGATTTGCCCTTCCAGGCCGAAGATGATGCGGAGGCGGCAAAGAAGGTGGATGAGGCTTACTTCAAGGCGCTCGAGGCAGGGCTACTTGACGGCACAAACCGCCCGAAAGCTGGCCGTCGGCAGGGAAATGCAGGATCCAGAAGACCGGAGGACATCTGTGCCTACGGTGCAAAGCTCCCAcctggaggcggagggggcaAATATGGCCGGATCGTCAGTGGCAGTTATGATACTAGTATTATCATCTGGCGCCGAGACAAGGAGGGCATCTGGAAAGACCAGCAGCACCTCAAGCAAGAGGAAGCCGCTGCCGTTGCGGTCAAACTGGGACGGACAACACTTCCCCCGGTGTCGAATTTCCTggacgctgctgctgcggcgatCCCTTTACACCCTTCGGTGCGACCGGGTCCCTCGCAACAACCCGGCGGTTCGTCAAGCACGCTCACAGCAAACAATTCCCTACCAACACAGACCGCGAGCGCACCACCAAGCACATCGGCCGGGCCTTCAGTACCGCCTCCGAGACCGGATAGCGAACAAATACGGGCGCTAATTGACGAGGCATTCCAAGCAGGCGCCCAAGCCCTTACACGCGCCATCGGcaaccatcccatcatcttgACACAGCGACAGTACATTGAAGGCAAGATCGACCGATTGCAGAACGCT CTTCAATATGATGCGAGACGGATCATTTGCTGCAGTCAGACGAGTGTGATTGTGGGGTGGGATTTTTGCAATGGGGATAAGGAGTTGGAGCAGGCGGCGCAGTTTTTTGGGCCGGTGGAATAG
- the VPS60 gene encoding Vacuolar protein-sorting-associated protein 60 (COG:U; EggNog:ENOG503NXG4; BUSCO:EOG09264OXC), with protein MNRLFGTPAPKAPKPTLNTAITSLDTRISSIDVKLSALNTELTTYQTKLSKMRDGPGKTALKQKALKVLQRRKQYEAQRDQLQSQVWNMEQAQTMQDNLKNTMVTIDALKQTNKALKKEYGKVDIDKIERLQDEMADLLDVGNEIQESLARSYDIPEDVDEAELDAELEALGQEVELEREMMGGDMNSLPSFMQDEVPEFIDEPPVAGQAGKVKEAAG; from the coding sequence atgaaCCGCCTCTTCGGCACCCCCGCCCCAAAAgcccccaaaccaaccctcaacaccgccatcacctccctcgacACCCGCATCTCCTCCATCGACGTCAAGCTGTCCGCCCTCAACACCGAGCTAACAACCTACCAAACCAAGCTCTCCAAAATGCGCGACGGCCCCGGCAAGACCGCCCTAAAGCAAAAAGCCCTCAAAGTCCTCCAGCGCCGCAAACAATACGAAGCTCAGCGCGACCAGCTCCAGTCCCAAGTCTGGAACATGGAGCAGGCCCAGACAATGCAGGACAACCTCAAAAACACAATGGTCACCATCGACGCACTAAAGCAAACAAACAAGGCCCTGAAAAAAGAGTACGGCAAGGTCGACATCGACAAGATTGAGCGCCTGCAGGACGAGATGGCGGATCTGCTGGACGTGGGGAATGAGATACAGGAAAGCCTGGCGAGGAGTTACGACATTCCCGAAGATGTGGACGAGGCAGAGTTGGATGCCGAGCTCGAAGCCTTGGGGCAGGAGGTCGAGTTGGAAAGGGAGATGATGGGCGGGGACATGAATTCGCTGCCGAGTTTTATGCAGGATGAGGTGCCCGAGTTTATCGATGAGCCGCCTGTTGCTGGGCAGGccggcaaggtcaaggaggctgCTGGTTAA
- a CDS encoding uncharacterized protein (COG:G; COG:M; EggNog:ENOG503P2Y1), with product MPKQTEQRSSPSHKGVLELAESDNSKPKPVFNSLPKGSVNSIFIVTTPAMGGSKLTEEEQALPLVDAAVEHGVKHIVFNSVERGGDGRSWENPTSVPHFLAKHNIEIYLRDKAEKEQGKFTWTILRPVAFLENFKPGMFCAVFTAMWASALSAETKLQLISVRDIGKFGAIALTEPAKWSKKAVGLAGDELTLDEARAKFDSVTGKKLPQAWGTFGKAMLWAIKEVGTMFQFFEDDGYHVDIEARRRDVPDLQNFAAWLKAPSNGWAN from the coding sequence ATGCCCAAGCAGACAGAGCAAAGAAGCTCGCCGTCTCACAAGGGCGTTCTTGAGCTCGCTGAAAGCGACAACTCAAAGCCAAAGCCAGTCTTTAATTCGCTACCCAAGGGGTCAGTCAACAGCatcttcatcgtcaccacGCCAGCCATGGGCGGCTCCAAGCTCACCGAGGAAGAGCAAGCGCTGCCCTTGGTCGATGCCGCTGTGGAGCACGGGGTCAAGCACATTGTCTTCAACTCTGTTGAGCgcggcggtgatgggagAAGCTGGGAAAACCCGACCAGTGTCCCACATTTCCTCGCGAAGCACAACATCGAGATTTACCTTCGCGacaaggcggagaaggagcaggGCAAATTCACCTGGACCATTCTTCGACCAGTGGCTTTCCTCGAGAACTTCAAGCCTGGCATGTTTTGCGCGGTATTCACGGCGATGTGGGCGAGCGCCTTGAGTGCGGAGACGAAGCTGCAGCTTATTAGTGTTCGCGATATTGGCAAATTTGGTGCCATAGCACTTACTGAGCCTGCCAAGTGGTCAAAAAAGGCTGTTGGTCTTGCGGGCGATGAGTTGACTTTGGATGAGGCTCGGGCGAAGTTTGACAGCGTGACGGGGAAGAAGCTGCCGCAGGCTTGGGGTACCTTTGGAAAGGCAATGCTTTGGGCTATCAAAGAAGTTGGCACTATGTTCCAGTTCTTCGAGGATGATGGTTACCACGTTGATAttgaggcgaggaggagggatgttCCGGACCTTCAGAACTTTGCGGCGTGGCTCAAAGCGCCGAGCAATGGGTGGGCAAACTGA
- a CDS encoding uncharacterized protein (COG:S; EggNog:ENOG50), with amino-acid sequence MKVSLGSVLLGALLASTPAEVVAHPGHPSTCVVTTKRKEFRTLSNVQKLNFLASVKCLMNRPPALSATYPASTSRWTDFLLVHQANTPFVHWVGQFLPWHRAFLQDFEDALRNECGLIGGIPYWNPALDFANLTASPVLSGPLSFGGNGVGPVVVPPGGQSSDGNCVIDGFFGNVSVRVAQGPPPGQVADRCLLRYIRQDFASYWMNPSHVATVLAQPDYATFAPLIEGDMIPPDVFPTMGIHTGGHATMGGDMSDMFTSNSDPIFYPFHANIDRLWAKWQAVNPTARQYDISNPIAPRGVIQMWPNPPAGNVTLDYQLSPLKVGGSSTVTTVGQIMNTKGKGVPSAPGKPNGVLCYEYVE; translated from the exons ATGAAGGTCTCTCTCGGCTCTGTGCTCCTTGGAGCGCTGCTTGCCAGCACACCCGCTGAGGTTGTGGCCCATCCTGGCCATCCCAGTACGTGCGTGGTCACCACCAAGCGCAAGGAGTTCCGAACCTTGTCCAACGTCCAAAAGCTCAACTTCCTGGCCTCGGTCAAGTGCCTCATGAACCGCCCCCCCGCCCTTTCAGCCACATACCCAGCCTCGACATCACGATGGACCGATTTCCTCCTCGTTCACCAAGCAAATACCCCTTTTGTTCACTGGGTGGGCCAGTTCCTCCCCTGGCATCGTGCGTTCCTTCAGGACTTTGAGGATGCCCTCCGCAATGAGTGCGGTCTTATCGGCGGCATCCCCTACTGGAACCCGGCCCTTGACTTCGCCAATCTCACCGCATCACCAGTGCTGTCTGGCCCTCTATCCTTTGGTGGGAACGGTGTTGGTCCCGTAGTCGTCCCGCCAGGAGGCCAATCCAGCGATGGCAACTGCGTCATTGATGGCTTCTTCGGCAACGTCAGCGTCCGGGTTGCCCAGGGTCCTCCTCCGGGCCAGGTTGCAGACCGGTGCCTCCTGCGCTACATCCGCCAGGACTTTGCCTCCTACTGGATGAACCCCAGCCATGTTGCTACAGTTTTGGCTCAGCCTGACTACGCAACTTTTGCGCCTCTCATTGAGGGTGATATGATCCCTCCTGATGTTTTCCCTACCATGGGC ATTCACACTGGTGGCCACGCTACTATGGGTGGTGACATGTCTGACATGTTCACCTCTAACTCTGACCCCATCTTCTACCCTTTCCACGCCAACATTGACCGTCTCTGGGCCAAGTGGCAGGCTGTCAACCCCACTGCTCGTCAGTACGACATCTCGAATCCCATTGCTCCACGCGGTGTTATTCAGATGTGGCCCAACCCTCCTGCCGGCAATGTTACGCTTGACTATCAGCTCTCGCCACTCAAGGTGGGCGGCTCTTCGACTGTCACCACGGTTGGCCAGATCATGAAtaccaagggcaagggggtgCCGTCTGCGCCTGGGAAGCCTAATGGGGTTTTGTGCTATGAGTATGTTGAATAA